A stretch of DNA from Thermanaerosceptrum fracticalcis:
TTGCGACTTTGGTGGAGGAGAAACAGGCCATTTTGAGTTCTATCAGGGAAGGAATTATAGCCATTAATAAACAAGGTATAATAACCGTGATGAATGATGGGGCTAAAAAGCTTCTAGGTTTAAAGGAAGATGTGATAGGGAGGCCCGTAGTTGACATAGTACCGAATACGCGGCTGCCGGAGATCCTGGCAACGGGCAAGGCTGAATTTGACCAGGACCAGTTGCTCCATGAGAACAGGGTACTCACCAACAGGGTGCCCATAGTATTGAATAATCAGGTTATGGGGGCTGTAGCTAGCTTTCGTGATATGACGGAGATACAAAAACTTGCCGAAGAGTTGACGGGTGTTAAAAAATATGTGGATGCCCTTCGGGCCCAGAGCCATGAGTTTAAGAATAATATCCACACCATTGCCGGACTGCTGCAATTGGGGCAGTATGAAAAAGCCATTGATTTTATCATGAATACCAGTGAAAAACAACAGGACAAGATAGATATCCTGGTAAAAAAAGTCAAGGACAGCCTCATTGGGGGATTGTTGATAGGCAAACTGGCCCTGGCTAATGAACTTGGTATAGAATTCATTTTAGATGAGGAAAGCTCCCTGGAACATGTTTCTTCAAAATCTTCCTGTATCCAGTTAATCACTGTTATCGGTAATTTGATCGATAACGCTTTTGATGCTGTTAAGAACCTGGAAGACAGCAGGCGACGGGTAAGGGTTTTGATAAGGGATGACGAGGAAAAGTTGTATATTGAAGTAGAAGATTGGGGCAAGGGAATTGCCGGGGAGATTAACGACAAGATATATCAACAGGGATTTACAACAAAAGGTGAAGAAAACAAAGGGATAGGTTTAACCCTGGTAAAACACTTTGTGGAAGAGAAGGACGGAAATATATCCTGGTATAATAAATCCACAGGTGGTGTTGTTTTTCAAATCGCCATACCGAAAGGAAGGATAACAGGGTGAAAGAAATCCGGGTGTTGATAATCGAAGACGACCCCATGGTTATTGATATTAACAGGAAAGTTGTACAGGATATCCCCGGGTTTACTGTTGTAGGCACAGCAAGGAGCGGTACCGAAGGGTTGGAGGCCATCAACCAGTACAAGCCAAACCTTGTAATTCTGGATATTTTTATGCCTCAGTTAAACGGGCTGGAATTTTTGAAAGAGATGCGCAAAAACGGTCAGGACATGGATGTGATTATGGTTACGGCATCCCAGGACCCCCTTTATTTGAAAGAAGGGATGAGATATGGAGTTGTTGATTATCTCATAAAGCCCTTTCGTCTGGACAGGTTGAAAGCCTCTCTGGAAAACTATCTGAATATGGCCCGCAGGCTGCACGGGAAAAAAAGCATATCCCAGGAGGACATCGATTCCATGGTAAAAAAGACTAAAGTTGAGGAAGATATACCCAAGGGACTTAGTTTATATACACTAAACATCATCAAAGAATTTATCAAGGAAAAAAAACAATCTTTTACCGCCGATGAGATCGCCGATAATCTCGGGTTGGCCCGAGTTACGGCCAGAAGATACCTGGAATACCTGGTCATGACTCAGGAGGTGGAAATAAGCCTGGAGTACGGCAGCATCGGGCGGCCCGTGAAAAAATACAAAGAGAAAGCCTGAGACCACAAAGACCAAAAAGACCGATATTTACGAAAAATTGTTAATTAAAAAAACCTCCTGTAAAATGCAGATGGATCAAAATTATCTATAGAAAAGGAGGTTTTATATGTCGGTCGAGATCAAGGCTTCTGCAGCAAAAAAGTACACTGTTATGGGAGTGCCCGTGGTTTATTTTGCAATCATTACCGTGATAGTACTCGCGGCATCCCACATGAATCTTTTACCCAAAAACATGATTGGTGCTTTTGCTTACATGATGGTCTTGGGCGCCATAGCCGGTCTGCTGGGCGATAACCTGCCCATTATCAAGGATTATCTGGGCGGGGGCCCTATTGTCGCCATCTTTGGGAGCGCCTTTTTGGTGTATGGTGGTTTGATGCCGAAAGATACCATCAAGACTGTTAGTGACTTTATGCAAAGTATGGGATTTCTTGATTTTTACATCGCTGCTCTAATTTGCGGTAGTATACTGGGTATGGACCCCAAACTTCTGGTTAAGGCCGGCGCGCGTTATGCCATACCTCTAGTCGGCGGGTTGATCATCAGTTTTGGGTTGGCAGCAATTGTGGGGCTCATCATAGGCTATGGCTGGAGAGAAGCCATGCTGCAGATTGCCATGCCTATCATGGGCGGAGGTATGGGAGCCGGCGCCGTTCCCATGTCCCAGATTTATGCCAAGACCCTGGGTGGCGGCGATGCCAAGCATTACCTATCCATCCTGGTCCCGGCTGTGGCTCTTGGTAACGCTGCATCCATTGTGGCCGCAGGGCTGCTGGATAAAATAGGGAAGAGAAAACCCGAGTGGACTGGCAACGGTGTTATTATGCATGGTTTTTCTTTAAAGACCGATAGCGGTTCGAAAATTGACCTTGGTCAGATGGGTATAGGAGTTTTGACCGCTACAACCTTCTTTACCGGGGGTGTACTACTGGCTAAGTTTATTCCCCTGCATTCCTATGCCTTAATGATCATTACTGTCGCCATTTGCAAGGTCTTTAAACTGATGCCCCAGGTCATCGAAGATGGTGCAAGCCAGTGGTACCAGTTCGTGGCCAAAAACTTTACACTGGCCCTGCTGATCGGTATCGGCGTTGCCTATACAGATCTGAAGGCAGTTCTGGATGCCTTTACCGGCGCCTATGTTCTTATTATCCTCATGACCGTAATTGGCGCTATTATCGGCGCCGGCATCTTCGGCAAATTTGTTGGCTTCTATCCTATAGAGTCGGCGCTTACCGCAGGTCTGTGTATGGCAAACATGGGTGGAACCGGCGACGTGGCGGTCCTTTCTGCAGCCAAGCGTATGGAATTGATGCCTTTCGCCCAGATATCATCCCGCCTGGGCGGCGCTCTGATACTGATTATCGCTGGACTACTCGTGCCCTTGCTGAAATAATGATGAAAGTTAACATACTTTTTAAGAAGGGGCTGGTTTGGCCCCTTCTTAAAATATAAAGCGGACATTATAGTTTATATCTATGATAACATATATATTTTATATTATATTTCTATATAATTCTTAGATATTATTAACTCAATAAAACAATTGGTGGCGATTCAAGTGAAAAAATTTTTTCGGCAGCAGAAAGGAAGGAGGGTTTATTAAATGGATTATAATGCTTTGGCTTTGCAATTGCATGAGGAAAAACGCGGCAAAATCGAAATTATCAGCAAGGTACCACTTAAAACCAGGGAAGATTTAAGTGTTGCCTATACTCCGGGAGTGGCTGAACCCTGCTTAAAGATTCAAGCGAATAAGGAAGACGTATATAAGTATACATGTAAAGGCAACATGGTTGCCGTAGTTTCAGACGGGTCTGCCGTACTGGGGCTAGGCAACATCGGACCGGAGGCAGGGTTACCCGTTATGGAAGGAAAAGCTATTCTGTTTAAGGCTTTTGCCAATGTCGATGCTTTCCCCATTTGTCTGGATACCCAGGATGTAGAGGAGATAATCAGGACAGTCAAACACATAGCTCCTGTCTTTGGAGGGATTAACCTTGAGGATATCGGCGCTCCCCGCTGTTTTGAAATTGAGGACCGTCTAAAAAAAGAACTGGATATACCTGTTTTCCATGACGACCAGCACGGTACTGCTGTCTGTGTTCTGGCCGGTTTGATAAATGCTTTCAAGGTTGTAAAAAAGGACCTTAAGGAAAGTGTAATAGTCATTAACGGCATAGGAGCGGCGGGAACCGCCATTGGCAAGATTTTACTGGCCTATGGGGTAAAGAAACTCTATATGGTCGACAGAAACGGCATCATAAACCGGAATCAACCGGAAACCATGCTGAACTGGTCTCATGAGGAGCTGGCCAAAGTGACCAACCCGGATCTGAAGACAGGAACTCTGGCCCATGCCCTTGTGGGAGCCGATGCCTTTATCGGTGTTTCCAAGCCTGGCCTTGTAACCAAAGAAATGGTAAAAACCATGAATAAGGATGCTGTTATCTTTGCCATGGCCAACCCTGTACCGGAAATTTTGCCAGATGAAGCGAAGGCCGGAGGAGCAGCTATTATAGGTACAGGGCGTTCTGATTTTCCCAACCAGGTGAACAATGTGCTTGTTTTCCCGGGAGTCTTCAAAGGAGCACTGTCTGTGCGCGCAAAGGAGATAAACGAAGAAATGAAACTTGCAGCGGCCGTGGCCCTGGCCGGCATTATACCTGATGCTGAACTCAGTGAGACCAATGTGTTGCCTTATGCTCTGGATCCCAGAGTGGCTGATGCTGTGGCTGATGCTGTGGCCAAGACGGCAAGAGATACCGGAGTAGCCCGGTTATAAGGAGGTTTAGGGATGAAAGA
This window harbors:
- a CDS encoding response regulator, coding for MKEIRVLIIEDDPMVIDINRKVVQDIPGFTVVGTARSGTEGLEAINQYKPNLVILDIFMPQLNGLEFLKEMRKNGQDMDVIMVTASQDPLYLKEGMRYGVVDYLIKPFRLDRLKASLENYLNMARRLHGKKSISQEDIDSMVKKTKVEEDIPKGLSLYTLNIIKEFIKEKKQSFTADEIADNLGLARVTARRYLEYLVMTQEVEISLEYGSIGRPVKKYKEKA
- a CDS encoding NAD(P)-dependent malic enzyme; the protein is MDYNALALQLHEEKRGKIEIISKVPLKTREDLSVAYTPGVAEPCLKIQANKEDVYKYTCKGNMVAVVSDGSAVLGLGNIGPEAGLPVMEGKAILFKAFANVDAFPICLDTQDVEEIIRTVKHIAPVFGGINLEDIGAPRCFEIEDRLKKELDIPVFHDDQHGTAVCVLAGLINAFKVVKKDLKESVIVINGIGAAGTAIGKILLAYGVKKLYMVDRNGIINRNQPETMLNWSHEELAKVTNPDLKTGTLAHALVGADAFIGVSKPGLVTKEMVKTMNKDAVIFAMANPVPEILPDEAKAGGAAIIGTGRSDFPNQVNNVLVFPGVFKGALSVRAKEINEEMKLAAAVALAGIIPDAELSETNVLPYALDPRVADAVADAVAKTARDTGVARL
- a CDS encoding 2-hydroxycarboxylate transporter family protein, whose amino-acid sequence is MSVEIKASAAKKYTVMGVPVVYFAIITVIVLAASHMNLLPKNMIGAFAYMMVLGAIAGLLGDNLPIIKDYLGGGPIVAIFGSAFLVYGGLMPKDTIKTVSDFMQSMGFLDFYIAALICGSILGMDPKLLVKAGARYAIPLVGGLIISFGLAAIVGLIIGYGWREAMLQIAMPIMGGGMGAGAVPMSQIYAKTLGGGDAKHYLSILVPAVALGNAASIVAAGLLDKIGKRKPEWTGNGVIMHGFSLKTDSGSKIDLGQMGIGVLTATTFFTGGVLLAKFIPLHSYALMIITVAICKVFKLMPQVIEDGASQWYQFVAKNFTLALLIGIGVAYTDLKAVLDAFTGAYVLIILMTVIGAIIGAGIFGKFVGFYPIESALTAGLCMANMGGTGDVAVLSAAKRMELMPFAQISSRLGGALILIIAGLLVPLLK
- the dcuS gene encoding DcuS/MalK family sensor histidine kinase, with amino-acid sequence MRLRLQTKIFLLIFLVVLFSLMIAGYFITDYVSVEIESQISQLALDLARAVAEIPDIKNNVGKKDGHLIINPIAEEIRKKSKAEFIVVIDMESIRYSHPVAERIGQKFVGGDEREVFTGKEYVSRSVGTLGPSLRAFVPIYRDKRQVGAVSVGVLSNDVQKSIDFVQKKIKRALIWGLAIGFIGAVLLARNVKKAMFGLEPIEIATLVEEKQAILSSIREGIIAINKQGIITVMNDGAKKLLGLKEDVIGRPVVDIVPNTRLPEILATGKAEFDQDQLLHENRVLTNRVPIVLNNQVMGAVASFRDMTEIQKLAEELTGVKKYVDALRAQSHEFKNNIHTIAGLLQLGQYEKAIDFIMNTSEKQQDKIDILVKKVKDSLIGGLLIGKLALANELGIEFILDEESSLEHVSSKSSCIQLITVIGNLIDNAFDAVKNLEDSRRRVRVLIRDDEEKLYIEVEDWGKGIAGEINDKIYQQGFTTKGEENKGIGLTLVKHFVEEKDGNISWYNKSTGGVVFQIAIPKGRITG